One segment of Bacteroides caecimuris DNA contains the following:
- a CDS encoding sulfurtransferase TusA family protein produces MITVDTCGITAYSPLIPAIKAMCTASPGETIEIIMNHADAFQDLKEYLSEQGIGFREIYGGEQMTLQFTINGKF; encoded by the coding sequence ATGATTACGGTAGATACCTGCGGAATAACAGCATACAGTCCGCTGATTCCTGCAATAAAAGCAATGTGTACTGCCTCTCCGGGAGAAACGATAGAGATTATCATGAACCATGCTGACGCGTTTCAGGATCTAAAGGAATATCTGTCCGAGCAAGGTATCGGTTTTCGTGAAATCTATGGTGGAGAACAAATGACATTACAGTTCACAATCAATGGGAAGTTTTAA
- a CDS encoding YgiQ family radical SAM protein — protein MKEYRLTDWLPTTKKEVELRGWNELDVILFSADAYVDHPSFGAAVIGRILEAEGLKIAIVPQPNWRDDLRDFKKLGRPRLFFGISGGCMDSMVNKYTANKRLRSEDAYTPDGRPDMRPEYPSTVYSQILKKLYPDVPVVIGGIEASLRRLSHYDYWQDKMQKSILCDSGADLLIYGMGEKPLPDLVKNMKSLLTVEEPILTSNKFRTIIGSVPQTAYLCRATEWTSAEDDLSLYSHEECLADKKKQASNFRHIEEESNKYSASRITQAVGNKIVVVNPPYPPMSQEDLDRSFDLPYTRLPHPKYKGKRIPAYDMIKFSINIHRGCFGGCAFCTISAHQGKFIVSRSKESILKEVKEVIQLPDFKGYLSDLGGPSANMYQMKGKDEAICKKCKRPSCIHPKVCPNLNTDHRPLLDIYRAVDALPGIKKSFIGSGVRYDLLLHQSKDEAINRSTAEYTRELIVNHVSGRLKVAPEHTSDRVLSVMRKPSFKQFETFKRIFDRINREENLRQQLIPYFISSHPGCKEEDMAELAVITKRLDFHLEQVQDFTPTPMTVATEAWYTGFHPYTLEPIFSAKTQREKLAQRQFFFWYKPEERRNIINELKRIGRSDLIDKLYGKGKDTERGKGKR, from the coding sequence ATGAAAGAATATCGATTGACTGACTGGTTACCTACTACCAAGAAAGAAGTAGAACTTCGCGGATGGAATGAATTGGATGTCATTCTATTCAGTGCTGATGCATACGTGGATCACCCTTCTTTTGGTGCTGCCGTTATTGGACGGATTCTTGAAGCGGAAGGTTTGAAAATAGCCATTGTCCCCCAGCCCAACTGGCGCGACGACCTGCGTGACTTCAAGAAGTTGGGACGCCCACGGCTATTCTTCGGCATTTCCGGTGGATGCATGGATTCGATGGTAAATAAATACACTGCCAATAAACGATTACGCAGTGAAGATGCATATACCCCGGACGGCCGTCCGGATATGCGTCCGGAATATCCTTCCACGGTCTATAGCCAGATACTAAAGAAACTTTATCCGGATGTTCCCGTAGTTATCGGAGGAATCGAAGCTAGTTTAAGACGGTTAAGTCATTACGATTATTGGCAAGACAAAATGCAAAAGAGCATTTTGTGCGACAGCGGTGCCGACCTGCTCATTTACGGAATGGGAGAAAAGCCACTTCCAGACTTGGTGAAGAATATGAAAAGTCTGCTTACTGTCGAAGAGCCAATACTGACAAGCAATAAATTCAGAACAATCATCGGATCAGTTCCTCAAACAGCCTATCTTTGTCGTGCAACAGAATGGACCTCTGCTGAAGATGACCTTTCACTTTATTCGCACGAAGAATGTTTGGCAGATAAAAAGAAACAGGCAAGCAATTTCCGGCATATCGAAGAAGAATCTAACAAATATTCGGCTTCCCGAATCACGCAAGCTGTCGGAAACAAGATAGTAGTAGTCAATCCTCCATATCCTCCGATGAGCCAGGAAGATCTTGATCGTTCGTTTGATTTACCATATACCCGGCTGCCTCATCCTAAATATAAAGGAAAGCGGATTCCGGCTTATGACATGATTAAGTTTTCCATCAACATTCACCGGGGATGTTTCGGCGGTTGTGCCTTCTGCACCATTTCCGCTCATCAGGGAAAGTTTATCGTCAGCCGTAGCAAAGAGTCTATACTAAAAGAGGTGAAAGAGGTCATTCAGTTGCCCGATTTCAAAGGATATTTAAGCGATTTGGGTGGTCCTTCCGCTAATATGTATCAGATGAAAGGAAAAGACGAAGCTATTTGCAAGAAGTGCAAACGACCGTCATGTATCCATCCGAAAGTTTGTCCGAATCTAAATACCGACCATCGCCCCCTACTGGATATTTACCGTGCAGTAGACGCCTTGCCCGGAATAAAAAAATCGTTTATCGGTAGCGGAGTACGCTATGACCTGTTACTTCATCAAAGTAAAGATGAAGCGATCAACCGCAGCACTGCCGAGTATACCCGTGAATTGATTGTCAATCACGTAAGTGGTCGGCTGAAAGTAGCTCCGGAGCATACCAGTGACCGGGTATTATCTGTAATGCGCAAACCTTCTTTCAAGCAATTTGAAACATTCAAGAGGATATTTGACCGTATCAACCGGGAAGAGAATCTACGTCAACAACTGATTCCGTATTTCATTTCCTCGCATCCCGGATGCAAAGAAGAAGATATGGCGGAACTTGCCGTTATCACTAAACGTCTGGACTTCCATTTGGAACAAGTGCAGGACTTCACTCCTACTCCGATGACGGTTGCTACCGAAGCTTGGTATACCGGATTCCATCCATACACATTAGAACCGATATTCAGTGCTAAAACCCAACGGGAGAAACTCGCCCAACGGCAGTTTTTCTTCTGGTATAAGCCGGAAGAAAGGAGAAATATCATCAATGAGTTGAAACGTATCGGACGTTCTGATCTGATAGACAAATTATACGGAAAAGGAAAGGACACGGAAAGAGGGAAAGGAAAAAGATAG